In a genomic window of Spodoptera frugiperda isolate SF20-4 chromosome 18, AGI-APGP_CSIRO_Sfru_2.0, whole genome shotgun sequence:
- the LOC118278085 gene encoding transient receptor potential channel pyrexia, giving the protein MPTTRRLLSARWFARRRQPDEDDARPRTLPRSDMDRRPRISRVLSSPARQQHQPHPPIDEESLERAYPSMGHLEYVNAGSSPPAESAPNMYDSFEEPPLDLTAHICGDSLRQSAHEQMRAVGGRLRLLDELETGVITADSAATTFSTATEAEKNVCLFWAAFLKLANLLQPLIEVGADPLYFDALGLSPLHVAAFSGSTECANYLLSCGSDPNYMPRCFAPLHCAAFGNSVQVANLLISRGASVHCAVKYVNCEGGLLHCAVRANSVECLKLFISHGVDVNQIEPGGTNAIHLAADLGMFQCLTILLETPGADPNVRTRVGDRESTALHLAADGGFVDCVDLLLSKGADASLKNHRGFTALHLAARSSSLECVESLLRKGNAEPNANDFDMRTPLHAAIGKSDSACDIIETLISWGANVNQKDEYGFTPLHLAALDGLSACVETLIYHGADVTTRSKKGNSALNVIARKTPASLAMVTRKLDCAITLRHSQTSNREVELELDFRSILHTCYPREISYLNTFVDEGQKEVLLHPLCSAFLHIKWEKIRKYYVARLFLSFIFVLCLTLYVLTALAHNCYNGSKDMEETIQEQELCQKQSILGDLLRKNPFVIEMQWWVLAGITIFEIFRKVYGIAGYSTVKQYLMQSENIIEWFVIVSVFLISYIYTNITYTWQNHVGAFAVLAGWTNLMMMIGQLPVFGTYVAMYQKVQKEFAKLLMAYSCILIGFTISFCVIFPDSSSFANPFMGFITVLTMMIGELNLDLLLNEPDGNDPPVLLEFSAQITYVLFLMFVTVVLMNLLVGIAVHDIQGLRKTAGLSKLVRQTKLISYMELALFNGYLPKCLLKILHSSALVSPQAYRVVLSVKPLNPSEKRLPRDIMMAAYDIAKMRKQYGHTISSSGSTTGAYSCFKKYENNNDSGYREYGYSSGLGSLQARLDETSENVRQLTQEVRELKKLINAQQLVLQQALSGAMDL; this is encoded by the coding sequence ATGCCCACCACGCGCCGCCTGCTCAGCGCGCGCTGGTTCGCGCGCCGCCGACAGCCTGACGAAGATGACGCCCGTCCCAGGACTCTCCCGCGCTCCGACATGGACCGGAGACCTCGAATCTCCCGCGTCCTCTCCTCCCCTGCTCGACAACAACACCAGCCGCACCCTCCGATCGACGAGGAGTCTCTCGAACGAGCCTATCCCTCCATGGGGCACCTGGAGTACGTCAACGCTGGCTCCTCGCCTCCCGCCGAGAGTGCCCCGAACATGTACGACAGCTTCGAAGAACCTCCTCTCGACCTAACTGCGCACATTTGCGGAGACTCGTTACGTCAGAGCGCGCACGAGCAGATGCGCGCCGTCGGCGGACGTCTGCGATTACTGGACGAGCTAGAGACCGGGGTCATTACCGCAGATTCCGCTGCAACTACTTTCTCGACAGCAACAGAAGCTGAGAAGAATGTATGCCTGTTCTGGGCGGCCTTCTTGAAACTTGCAAACCTACTACAGCCTCTGATTGAGGTCGGAGCCGACCCGTTGTACTTCGATGCCCTAGGACTGTCCCCGCTCCATGTAGCGGCCTTCAGTGGTTCGACGGAATGCGCTAACTACCTGCTGTCTTGTGGCTCGGACCCTAATTACATGCCGAGATGCTTCGCTCCACTCCATTGTGCCGCGTTCGGGAACTCAGTGCAAGTGGCTAATTTGCTAATCAGTCGCGGTGCATCCGTACATTGCGCTGTGAAGTACGTCAACTGTGAAGGAGGCTTGCTCCATTGTGCCGTGCGAGCTAACTCCGTGGAATGCCTTAAATTGTTTATATCCCACGGTGTCGACGTGAATCAAATCGAGCCGGGCGGCACTAACGCTATACATCTAGCCGCTGATTTAGGAATGTTCCAGTGTCTAACAATACTGCTCGAGACGCCCGGCGCAGACCCCAACGTGCGCACGCGCGTCGGTGACAGAGAGTCGACTGCTTTACATCTGGCCGCGGACGGCGGCTTCGTGGATTGTGTAGATTTGTTGTTATCTAAAGGTGCTGATGCCAGTTTAAAAAATCACAGAGGGTTTACCGCCCTCCACCTAGCTGCTCGGTCGTCGAGCTTGGAGTGCGTAGAGTCCTTACTGAGGAAAGGAAACGCTGAACCGAACGCCAACGACTTCGACATGAGGACCCCGTTACACGCCGCTATAGGCAAGTCCGATAGCGCTTGCGATATTATCGAAACTTTGATAAGTTGGGGAGCGAACGTGAATCAGAAAGATGAATACGGCTTCACGCCACTGCATCTGGCCGCGCTCGACGGGCTATCAGCGTGCGTGGAAACACTAATCTACCACGGCGCTGACGTCACGACCCGATCTAAAAAAGGAAACTCGGCGCTTAATGTAATAGCTCGGAAAACACCGGCGTCTCTAGCGATGGTAACTAGAAAATTAGACTGTGCGATTACACTACGTCACTCCCAGACGAGCAATAGAGAGGTCGAACTCGAGCTAGACTTTCGTAGCATACTGCACACCTGCTACCCGCGAGAGATTAGTTATTTGAATACTTTCGTCGATGAAGGGCAAAAAGAGGTCCTTCTCCACCCACTATGTTCCGCATTCTTACACATAAAATGGGAGAAAATACGTAAATATTACGTAGCTCGTCTGTTTCTTAGCTTCATATTTGTTCTTTGTCTGACACTGTACGTCCTGACTGCTCTGGCTCACAATTGTTACAACGGCAGTAAAGATATGGAGGAAACGATTCAAGAACAAGAATTGTGTCAAAAGCAATCCATACTCGGAGATCTGCTGCGGAAAAATCCGTTCGTAATAGAAATGCAGTGGTGGGTGCTAGCCGGTATCACAATATTTGAGATATTCAGGAAAGTTTACGGTATCGCCGGATATTCTACTGTGAAACAATATTTGATGCAATCTGAGAATATTATTGAATGGTTCGTGATTGTGAGCGTGTTTCTCATATCCTATATCTACACTAACATCACGTACACCTGGCAGAACCACGTCGGTGCCTTCGCGGTGCTCGCGGGCTGGACAAActtaatgatgatgataggACAACTGCCGGTGTTCGGGACCTACGTCGCCATGTACCAAAAAGTTCAAAAGGAATTCGCTAAACTATTGATGGCCTACTCCTGTATATTAATTGGATTTACTATAAGTTTCTGTGTTATATTCCCCGATTCCTCATCATTCGCGAACCCTTTCATGGGTTTTATAACAGTCTTGACGATGATGATTGGCGAACTCAATTTAGATTTATTGCTTAACGAGCCAGATGGTAACGATCCGCCTGTCCTCTTGGAATTCTCAGCGCAAAtcacttatgttttatttttaatgttcgtAACTGTAGTTCTTATGAACCTGCTAGTAGGTATAGCTGTTCACGATATTCAGGGGTTGAGGAAGACTGCAGGTCTCTCTAAGCTGGTCAGGCAGACAAAGCTGATATCCTACATGGAGCTGGCGTTATTTAACGGTTACCTGCCGAAATGTCTATTAAAGATCCTGCACTCGTCAGCGCTAGTATCTCCACAGGCCTACCGAGTGGTGCTGAGCGTGAAACCGTTGAACCCGAGTGAGAAGCGACTGCCGCGGGATATAATGATGGCTGCCTACGACATAGCGAAAATGAGGAAACAATATGGTCACACGATATCATCGAGCGGGTCAACGACAGGCGCGTACTCCTGCTTCAAGAAGTACGAGAACAACAATGACTCGGGCTACAGAGAGTACGGGTACTCCTCGGGGCTGGGCAGCCTCCAGGCCAGGTTGGATGAAACATCGGAGAACGTGCGCCAGTTGACTCAGGAAGTGAGAGAATTAAAGAAACTGATAAACGCCCAGCAGCTTGTGTTACAGCAAGCGTTGTCCGGCGCGATGGACCTTTGA